A region from the Corynebacterium halotolerans YIM 70093 = DSM 44683 genome encodes:
- a CDS encoding IclR family transcriptional regulator translates to MKSLGPTHGAPPREFLQSVDLSLTLILLLRDSGSLTISGAAEQLGVSPSTIHRSMAMLVYRGFATRSESRTYLPGPALSSSSLQPGTGSELIAACSPHMAAISAATQETCHLIVPVGNKCHFLYSVEGTLPVRVGIRRGQVMPAEKNAGGLAMLAERSVTELRGLYPALPDAEFDALRRKLHRTRTRGFSLNNGLFEHDVSAVGTCLRNDLGDVLGAVTVAVPTNRFRAVHRRCAEVLLKHARDLNRQLEESRMVIPLPEG, encoded by the coding sequence ATGAAGTCCCTTGGCCCCACGCACGGAGCACCCCCGCGCGAGTTCCTGCAGTCGGTCGACCTCTCCCTGACGCTGATTCTGCTGCTGCGGGATTCCGGCTCCCTCACCATTTCGGGGGCCGCCGAACAGCTCGGCGTCAGCCCGTCGACCATCCACCGGTCCATGGCGATGCTCGTCTACCGCGGCTTCGCCACCCGCAGCGAGTCGCGCACCTATCTGCCCGGCCCGGCACTCAGTTCCTCGAGTCTCCAACCGGGCACCGGCAGCGAGCTGATCGCGGCCTGCAGCCCCCACATGGCGGCGATCTCAGCCGCGACACAGGAGACCTGCCACCTGATTGTCCCGGTGGGCAACAAGTGCCACTTCCTGTACTCCGTGGAGGGCACTCTGCCGGTGCGGGTGGGCATCCGGCGGGGCCAGGTCATGCCCGCGGAAAAGAACGCCGGTGGCCTGGCCATGCTGGCCGAACGTTCCGTGACCGAGCTGCGCGGCCTCTACCCCGCACTTCCCGACGCCGAGTTCGACGCCCTACGCCGCAAACTGCACCGCACCCGCACGCGCGGTTTCTCACTCAACAACGGGCTGTTCGAGCATGACGTCTCCGCCGTGGGCACCTGTCTGCGCAACGATCTCGGCGACGTTCTGGGGGCCGTGACCGTCGCGGTCCCGACGAACCGGTTCCGCGCCGTGCACCGCCGCTGCGCCGAGGTCCTGCTCAAGCACGCCCGGGATCTGAACCGGCAACTCGAGGAGTCGAGAATGGTCATTCCGCTACCCGAGGGGTGA
- a CDS encoding MFS transporter, giving the protein MTSASRDGAAASAGSGAPPGTGGRGPTILGISGRRLAAVLIGWFFVVFDGYDLIVYGTVQAELMEEWNLSAGQAGTVGSTAFLGMVIGAVWVGRLSDRMGRKFAVIGSVLVLSVFTLLCAFAPNPWMFGAFRLLAGIGLGGLVPSVNAMTSDLVPRRKMSAWATVMMSGVPLGGSIAAVLAQFIVPSHETWGWRFMFLIALVPLVVGLPIAMKVIPSDRAIQADHAAREGVDPEDQPGFGALLGPRYRAVTVWFALATFVTLLAWYGLGTWLPKLMQEDGYDFGAALNFTLALNLGAILGSVVTAWAGGRFGPVRSGAVAAGVAGIALLFLLASPPIAGVYLILILAGVGTHGTQILIIAAVAEFYPHNLRGTALGWALGVGRIGAVAAPQLAGLLLGWGLGVNSNYLLFAVSALLSALALTILFGIQKRNPSPNATVVTTAADPR; this is encoded by the coding sequence ATGACAAGCGCTTCCCGGGATGGGGCCGCGGCCTCCGCGGGCTCGGGTGCCCCGCCCGGTACCGGCGGCCGGGGACCGACGATCCTCGGTATCAGCGGCCGCCGACTGGCGGCCGTTCTCATCGGCTGGTTCTTCGTGGTCTTCGACGGCTACGACCTCATCGTCTACGGAACGGTCCAGGCCGAGCTTATGGAGGAGTGGAACCTCAGCGCCGGCCAGGCCGGCACCGTCGGCTCCACCGCCTTCCTGGGCATGGTCATCGGTGCCGTCTGGGTCGGTCGGCTGTCCGACCGGATGGGCCGCAAGTTCGCGGTCATCGGCTCCGTGCTCGTGCTCTCCGTGTTCACGCTGCTGTGCGCCTTCGCCCCCAACCCGTGGATGTTCGGTGCGTTCCGTCTGCTCGCCGGTATCGGCCTCGGCGGTCTCGTGCCGTCGGTCAACGCCATGACCTCCGACCTGGTGCCGCGCCGGAAGATGTCCGCCTGGGCCACCGTCATGATGTCCGGTGTGCCGCTCGGCGGTTCCATCGCCGCCGTCCTGGCCCAGTTCATCGTGCCCTCGCACGAGACCTGGGGCTGGCGTTTCATGTTCCTCATCGCGCTGGTGCCGCTGGTCGTCGGCCTGCCGATCGCGATGAAGGTCATCCCCTCCGACCGTGCCATCCAGGCCGACCATGCGGCCCGGGAGGGCGTGGATCCGGAGGATCAGCCGGGCTTCGGTGCGTTGCTGGGCCCCCGCTACCGGGCCGTGACCGTCTGGTTCGCGCTCGCCACCTTCGTCACCCTGCTCGCCTGGTACGGCCTGGGCACCTGGTTGCCGAAGCTGATGCAGGAGGACGGCTACGATTTCGGTGCGGCACTGAACTTCACCCTGGCGCTGAACCTCGGTGCCATCCTGGGTTCGGTGGTCACCGCCTGGGCCGGTGGCCGCTTCGGCCCCGTCCGGTCCGGCGCGGTCGCCGCGGGTGTGGCGGGCATCGCCTTGCTCTTCCTGCTGGCGAGTCCCCCGATCGCGGGCGTCTACCTGATCCTGATCCTCGCCGGCGTGGGCACCCACGGCACCCAGATCCTCATCATTGCGGCCGTGGCCGAGTTCTACCCGCACAACCTGCGAGGCACCGCACTCGGCTGGGCGCTGGGCGTCGGCCGCATCGGTGCGGTCGCCGCCCCGCAGCTGGCCGGCCTGCTGCTGGGCTGGGGGCTGGGCGTGAACTCGAACTATCTGCTGTTCGCGGTCTCGGCGCTGCTGTCCGCCCTGGCGCTGACGATCCTCTTCGGGATCCAGAAGCGCAACCCCTCCCCGAACGCCACGGTCGTCACCACCGCGGCCGACCCCCGCTAG
- a CDS encoding FAD-dependent monooxygenase — protein MSQTTLPKSDELKGKSIIISGGGIGGAAGALALSLRGADVTLYERAPEFKEVGAGLQIGPHGVRMLEKWGLKDKVIDAGYLPERMQFRDAITAEPILTMDFGEEFQRHYGGRYLVIHRSDLLSILVEAATEAGATLLNGVQVLGADDREDGVVVHIEHRADGTREDVGADLLIGFDGTHSVFRKLLVDDEPVPSAYVAYRGTSELPEDPDMKDLKDVVGYIGPRCHFIQYPLRGGELLNQVAVFQSPRYLEALTEGTEVPEDWGNNEEFKNAFGHTNEFIQGRLGDMWLNTWWQMADREPLMNYVVSDHIIVLGDAAHPPLQYLASGAVMAMEDAECLALFASQAAVEGGKNWRDVLEEVSAERAPRCARIQTVGRFWGELWHVDGLSRLIRNETFRQAEATGWFKYADWLWDYDADRREYLKDPSKGEMPAELKEWEYNLHKIARLRDSREYEQVTV, from the coding sequence ATGTCTCAGACCACTCTCCCCAAGTCCGATGAGCTGAAGGGCAAGTCCATCATCATCTCCGGCGGCGGAATCGGCGGTGCCGCCGGGGCCCTGGCGCTGTCGCTGCGCGGGGCCGACGTCACCCTCTACGAGCGCGCCCCGGAGTTCAAGGAGGTCGGCGCGGGCCTGCAGATCGGCCCGCACGGCGTGCGGATGCTGGAGAAGTGGGGGCTGAAGGACAAGGTCATCGACGCCGGCTACCTGCCGGAGCGGATGCAGTTCCGCGACGCCATCACCGCCGAGCCGATTCTCACGATGGACTTCGGCGAGGAGTTCCAGCGGCACTACGGCGGCCGCTACCTGGTCATCCACCGTTCCGACCTGCTGTCCATCCTCGTCGAGGCCGCCACCGAGGCCGGCGCCACGCTGCTCAACGGCGTGCAGGTGCTCGGCGCGGATGACAGGGAGGACGGCGTCGTCGTCCACATCGAGCACCGCGCGGACGGGACCCGGGAGGACGTCGGGGCGGACCTGCTCATCGGCTTCGACGGCACCCACTCCGTCTTCCGCAAGCTGCTCGTCGATGATGAGCCGGTCCCGTCCGCCTACGTCGCCTACCGCGGCACCTCCGAGCTGCCGGAGGACCCGGACATGAAGGATCTGAAGGACGTCGTCGGCTACATCGGCCCGCGCTGCCACTTCATCCAGTACCCGCTGCGCGGCGGCGAGCTGCTCAACCAGGTCGCCGTCTTCCAGTCGCCGCGCTACCTCGAGGCACTGACCGAGGGCACCGAGGTCCCGGAGGACTGGGGCAACAACGAGGAGTTCAAGAACGCCTTCGGCCACACCAATGAGTTCATCCAGGGCCGGCTGGGCGATATGTGGCTGAACACCTGGTGGCAGATGGCCGACCGCGAGCCGCTGATGAACTACGTGGTCAGCGACCACATCATCGTCCTCGGCGACGCCGCCCACCCGCCGCTGCAGTACCTGGCCTCCGGTGCCGTCATGGCCATGGAGGACGCCGAGTGCCTGGCTCTGTTCGCCTCCCAGGCCGCCGTCGAGGGCGGGAAGAACTGGCGTGACGTGCTCGAGGAGGTCTCCGCCGAGCGCGCCCCGCGCTGCGCCCGCATCCAGACCGTCGGCCGGTTCTGGGGCGAGCTGTGGCACGTCGACGGCCTTTCCCGTCTGATCCGCAACGAGACCTTCCGACAGGCCGAGGCCACCGGCTGGTTCAAGTACGCCGACTGGCTGTGGGACTACGACGCCGACCGCCGCGAGTACCTGAAGGATCCGTCCAAGGGCGAGATGCCGGCGGAGCTGAAGGAATGGGAGTACAACCTCCACAAGATCGCGCGCCTGCGTGACAGCAGGGAGTACGAGCAGGTCACCGTGTAG
- the pth gene encoding aminoacyl-tRNA hydrolase → MTDSPILIVGLGNPGPKYADTRHNIGVRVLEELADRVRPMPASLTVHKRSNTEIAELPAGRLGARKVVLARTRSFMNLSGGPVKALATYFAVAPADVIVIHDELELDFGVVRLRTGGGDHGHNGLKSVTKSLGTKDYQRLAIGIGRPPGRMDPAGFVLKPFTRTEQSELPFICSDAADEIERGL, encoded by the coding sequence GTGACCGACTCCCCCATTCTCATCGTGGGCCTGGGCAACCCCGGCCCGAAGTACGCCGACACCCGCCACAACATCGGTGTACGGGTGCTCGAGGAACTCGCCGACCGGGTGCGCCCCATGCCGGCGAGTCTCACCGTGCACAAGCGCTCCAACACCGAGATCGCCGAGCTGCCCGCCGGGCGACTCGGAGCCCGGAAGGTGGTGTTGGCGCGCACCCGCAGCTTCATGAACCTCTCGGGCGGACCCGTCAAGGCGCTGGCGACCTACTTCGCGGTCGCCCCGGCCGATGTCATCGTCATCCACGACGAGCTCGAGCTGGACTTCGGGGTCGTGCGGCTGCGCACCGGCGGCGGCGATCACGGACACAACGGCCTGAAGTCGGTCACGAAGTCCCTGGGGACGAAGGACTACCAGCGATTGGCCATCGGCATCGGACGCCCGCCCGGGCGCATGGACCCGGCGGGCTTCGTGCTCAAGCCCTTCACCCGGACCGAGCAGTCCGAGCTGCCCTTCATCTGCTCCGACGCCGCCGACGAGATCGAACGCGGTCTCTGA
- a CDS encoding 50S ribosomal protein L25/general stress protein Ctc encodes MATYPTLPATLRTEFGKGSARRLRRDWKIPGVIYGAGHDNIHFAIDMLELTAIVRNQGINAVVELEIDGEKHLTMIKHVDQNVLTFDIDHIDLLTIKRGERVEVEVPVVAEGTPFADGLLIQEVDTILVEADVLEIPEEITVDIEGKEAGTQITAGDIKLPEGITLADDAELLVLNITVPETVPEPEAEGEEGDAAAEGETPAEQ; translated from the coding sequence ATGGCCACGTACCCCACCCTGCCCGCCACCCTGCGCACCGAGTTCGGCAAGGGCTCCGCCCGCCGTCTGCGCCGCGACTGGAAGATCCCCGGCGTCATCTACGGCGCCGGCCACGACAACATCCACTTCGCGATCGACATGCTCGAGCTGACCGCCATCGTCCGTAACCAGGGCATCAACGCCGTCGTCGAGCTCGAGATCGACGGCGAGAAGCACCTCACCATGATCAAGCACGTCGACCAGAACGTGCTGACCTTCGACATCGACCACATCGACCTGCTGACCATCAAGCGCGGCGAGCGCGTCGAGGTCGAGGTCCCGGTCGTCGCCGAGGGCACCCCGTTCGCCGACGGCCTGCTCATCCAGGAGGTCGACACCATCCTCGTCGAGGCCGACGTCCTCGAGATCCCCGAGGAGATCACCGTCGACATCGAGGGCAAGGAGGCCGGCACCCAGATCACCGCCGGCGACATCAAGCTGCCGGAGGGTATCACCCTGGCCGACGACGCCGAGCTGCTCGTCCTCAACATCACCGTCCCGGAGACCGTTCCGGAGCCGGAGGCCGAGGGCGAGGAGGGCGACGCCGCCGCCGAGGGCGAGACCCCGGCCGAGCAGTAG
- a CDS encoding 2-keto-4-pentenoate hydratase encodes MTVTDISTAVAALTTAEASRTDRGRLTDEWPGLDEATAYEVQQALIDARLADGERLVGFKLGLTSRAKQERMGVDAPITGWLTAAHQCDAAEPVVVADYIHPRIEPEIVLILREELVGPGCTRADVIAATAEVRAGFEVIDSRYRDFSFALPDVVADNASAAGFLVGATAVAPEDVDLIDEPLELLVNGEVVATATGAAIQGDPFVAVAEAVNAAGGRGQAVPARAVVLAGALTDAVFLEPGSTYTARFRTLGELTVTAG; translated from the coding sequence ATGACCGTGACTGACATCTCCACCGCGGTGGCGGCGCTGACCACCGCCGAAGCCTCCCGCACCGACCGCGGCAGGCTGACCGACGAGTGGCCCGGGCTCGACGAGGCCACCGCCTACGAGGTACAGCAGGCGCTCATCGACGCCCGCCTGGCTGACGGCGAGCGGCTCGTCGGCTTCAAGCTGGGTCTGACCTCGCGCGCCAAACAGGAGCGGATGGGCGTCGACGCGCCCATCACGGGTTGGCTCACCGCCGCCCACCAGTGTGATGCCGCCGAGCCGGTCGTGGTGGCCGACTACATCCACCCGCGCATTGAACCCGAGATCGTCCTGATCCTGCGCGAGGAGCTCGTCGGACCGGGCTGCACCCGCGCGGACGTCATCGCCGCCACGGCCGAGGTGCGCGCCGGATTCGAGGTCATCGACTCCCGCTACCGCGACTTCTCCTTCGCCCTGCCGGACGTCGTCGCAGACAACGCCTCGGCCGCCGGCTTCCTCGTCGGTGCGACCGCCGTGGCACCGGAGGACGTTGACCTGATCGACGAGCCGCTCGAGCTGCTGGTCAACGGCGAGGTCGTCGCCACCGCCACCGGCGCCGCCATCCAGGGCGACCCCTTCGTGGCAGTGGCCGAGGCCGTCAACGCGGCCGGCGGCCGTGGCCAGGCTGTCCCGGCGCGGGCCGTGGTGCTGGCGGGGGCGCTGACCGACGCCGTGTTCCTCGAGCCCGGCTCCACCTACACCGCCCGTTTCCGTACCCTCGGCGAGCTGACCGTCACCGCCGGATAG
- a CDS encoding tautomerase family protein, translating to MPIIQVTLVEGRDDAVVENFIREVARTASRELGAPLSSVRVMVNQVPDNHFAVGDRLKSDEPPTADRPNEA from the coding sequence ATGCCGATCATCCAGGTCACCCTCGTCGAGGGCCGCGACGACGCGGTCGTCGAGAACTTCATCCGCGAGGTCGCCCGCACCGCCTCCCGGGAGCTGGGCGCCCCGCTGTCGTCGGTGCGCGTCATGGTCAACCAGGTGCCGGACAACCACTTCGCCGTCGGCGACCGGCTGAAATCCGACGAGCCGCCGACAGCGGACCGGCCCAACGAGGCGTGA
- a CDS encoding 2-keto-4-pentenoate hydratase, translated as MARQQQLAEVAEALLQAYDTREPVAPPRALIGDLDLDDAYRIQRLQEEAVTGAGRRVVGRKIGLTSPAMQRQLGVDNPDFGFVTDDLVFAAGSEVPVGRFIAPRVEPELAFVLGSDLRAGATLADAREAVDTVHPAVEIIDSRVRDWDIRLVDTVADNASCGAVILGSAIDVPLDRLTEVTAGMSVGGAAAGTGTGADVMGDPLAPLAWLAGVLGEQGVALRAGEIVLTGSFCAAAPVVAGESVDVDYGPYGRLSAAFV; from the coding sequence ATGGCGAGACAACAGCAGCTCGCGGAGGTCGCGGAGGCCCTGCTGCAGGCCTACGACACCCGGGAACCGGTGGCGCCCCCGCGCGCACTCATCGGGGATCTCGACCTCGACGACGCCTACCGCATCCAGCGCCTGCAGGAGGAGGCCGTCACCGGCGCCGGCCGGCGGGTCGTCGGCCGCAAGATCGGCCTGACGTCCCCGGCGATGCAGCGCCAGCTGGGCGTCGACAACCCCGACTTCGGCTTTGTCACCGACGACCTCGTCTTCGCCGCCGGTTCGGAGGTCCCTGTCGGCCGGTTCATCGCACCGCGGGTCGAACCGGAGCTGGCCTTCGTGCTCGGTTCCGACCTGCGGGCCGGTGCCACGCTGGCCGACGCCCGCGAGGCCGTGGACACGGTCCACCCGGCGGTCGAGATCATCGACTCCCGCGTCCGCGACTGGGACATCCGGCTCGTCGACACCGTCGCCGACAACGCCTCCTGCGGTGCGGTCATCCTGGGGTCCGCGATCGATGTCCCGCTCGACCGGCTGACGGAGGTGACCGCCGGGATGTCCGTCGGCGGTGCGGCGGCCGGGACCGGCACGGGCGCGGACGTCATGGGCGATCCGCTCGCACCCCTGGCCTGGCTGGCCGGCGTGCTGGGGGAGCAGGGTGTGGCTCTCAGGGCCGGGGAGATCGTCCTGACCGGCAGCTTCTGCGCGGCCGCCCCCGTCGTCGCCGGGGAGAGCGTGGACGTGGACTACGGCCCGTACGGCCGGTTGAGCGCCGCATTCGTCTGA
- a CDS encoding MFS transporter, with product MKKTQQAAILAGGFLGPFTGQSLAVILPQFADSFGITLGQAALTMSFYLFPFATLMLFSTWLVRRISPTKVVLTAYTVVLSAAVILTITPVWWLFLITFALAGSANAFTMPVLQIILKRTTPPEKLGSALGTYATMQSLGLLSAPLVSGLASVVNWRLTYVLVAVVALFIVVVQVPYLPAQPVDDGADTGRRFFSWAEIIHMLTCFAIGFGLIGMSFLVALHVGEAFGLGSVGRGLVVMCGGLGAFLLVRAVGRAADAAGARTVMLASLLGGVVMLVLLPVVPSVWFVALLWGGATLAAQGVQITVNLLVLRSPKGTTMISTVQAFRFFGSSATPVLLLPVYQGHVGWSFWVPALGLVAALALQATVGFAGRAGGKGGGEQAQSPA from the coding sequence ATGAAGAAGACACAACAGGCCGCCATTCTGGCGGGCGGTTTCCTCGGGCCCTTCACCGGCCAGTCACTCGCGGTGATCCTCCCGCAGTTCGCCGACTCCTTCGGCATCACCCTGGGGCAGGCGGCACTGACGATGTCGTTCTACCTGTTCCCCTTCGCCACCCTCATGCTGTTCTCCACGTGGCTGGTCCGCCGGATCTCCCCGACGAAGGTGGTGCTGACGGCCTACACCGTGGTGCTGAGTGCGGCGGTCATCCTGACGATCACCCCGGTGTGGTGGCTGTTCCTGATCACCTTCGCCCTCGCCGGCTCGGCCAACGCCTTCACCATGCCGGTGCTGCAGATCATCCTCAAGCGGACCACCCCACCGGAGAAACTCGGCTCCGCCCTGGGCACCTACGCGACGATGCAGTCCCTGGGGCTGCTGTCCGCGCCGCTGGTCTCGGGGCTGGCCAGCGTGGTGAACTGGCGGCTGACCTACGTGCTCGTCGCCGTCGTCGCGCTGTTCATCGTCGTGGTGCAGGTCCCGTACCTGCCCGCCCAACCCGTCGACGACGGGGCCGACACGGGCCGGCGGTTCTTCAGCTGGGCCGAGATCATCCACATGCTCACCTGCTTCGCCATCGGTTTCGGCCTGATCGGCATGTCCTTCCTCGTGGCCCTTCACGTCGGCGAGGCGTTCGGACTGGGCTCGGTCGGCCGGGGACTGGTCGTCATGTGCGGCGGCCTGGGTGCGTTCCTGCTGGTCCGCGCGGTCGGACGCGCGGCCGACGCGGCGGGTGCCCGGACCGTGATGCTCGCGAGCCTCCTCGGCGGGGTCGTGATGCTCGTGCTGCTGCCGGTCGTGCCGTCCGTCTGGTTCGTCGCCCTGCTCTGGGGCGGGGCGACCCTGGCCGCCCAGGGGGTGCAGATCACCGTCAACCTGCTCGTGCTGCGCTCCCCGAAGGGCACCACCATGATCTCCACGGTGCAGGCCTTCCGTTTCTTCGGCTCCTCGGCCACGCCGGTGCTGTTGCTGCCCGTCTACCAGGGGCATGTCGGCTGGTCCTTCTGGGTGCCGGCGCTGGGACTCGTGGCGGCGCTCGCGCTGCAGGCCACGGTCGGCTTTGCGGGGCGGGCAGGTGGTAAGGGAGGTGGAGAACAAGCTCAGTCCCCGGCGTGA
- a CDS encoding EcsC family protein: MSDYEHKAWLTLLEAILKEPKPQKEPGRISNYLEKAKSTVSESATQARDKMMAIPKAEETVESIGMAVDRAMKGLHSLTVDFGLNSVNTQKVVTKFMKHGYETERFEDILLLDLRACDRVLGPNKQRYTVVGVAEGAASSLAVTGLTVSSTVSGGVTLGAAVTAVAADAMTVLAGMGRIVADVAAHYGFDVREPEESLFAAGVLSYSTAKGASERAAALSSLSRLTQTMMRRTTMKQLSQNHLVRVIERVFKMLGFKLTRGKLAQAVPVAGAVINGGMNAKLARDTFNSAHEAYRLRFLTEKYGLDAEAWRPDARPYAAENPSEVPLVDEILEAELVSEDVIAPTESKS; the protein is encoded by the coding sequence ATGTCCGATTACGAGCACAAAGCATGGCTCACTCTCCTTGAGGCCATTCTCAAGGAGCCGAAGCCGCAGAAGGAACCGGGCCGGATCAGCAATTACCTGGAGAAGGCGAAATCGACGGTGTCAGAGAGCGCCACCCAGGCCCGGGACAAGATGATGGCTATTCCGAAGGCCGAGGAAACGGTGGAGTCAATCGGTATGGCCGTTGACCGAGCTATGAAAGGACTTCATTCTCTGACGGTTGACTTCGGCCTGAACTCAGTGAACACGCAGAAGGTCGTCACCAAATTCATGAAACACGGCTACGAGACCGAGCGCTTTGAGGATATTCTCCTCCTGGACCTTCGCGCCTGTGATCGGGTTTTAGGGCCCAACAAGCAGCGCTATACCGTTGTCGGGGTCGCCGAAGGTGCCGCCTCGTCGCTGGCGGTGACAGGCCTTACGGTGTCATCCACTGTTTCCGGCGGTGTGACCTTGGGTGCTGCGGTTACCGCGGTAGCGGCCGACGCGATGACGGTACTGGCCGGAATGGGCCGGATCGTCGCAGATGTTGCCGCTCACTACGGCTTCGATGTGAGGGAGCCGGAAGAATCGCTGTTCGCTGCTGGAGTTCTCTCGTACTCAACGGCAAAGGGCGCCTCCGAGAGGGCGGCGGCACTTTCTTCATTGTCGCGACTCACGCAAACGATGATGCGGCGCACGACGATGAAGCAGCTGTCCCAGAACCACCTAGTGCGTGTCATCGAACGGGTATTCAAGATGCTCGGGTTCAAGCTGACGCGCGGAAAGCTCGCACAGGCCGTACCGGTCGCGGGAGCTGTCATCAATGGCGGCATGAACGCCAAGCTCGCGCGGGACACCTTCAACAGCGCACATGAGGCTTACCGTCTCCGATTCCTGACCGAGAAGTATGGTCTGGATGCAGAGGCCTGGCGGCCCGACGCTCGGCCATACGCCGCCGAGAATCCGTCCGAGGTTCCCCTCGTCGACGAGATTCTCGAAGCCGAGTTGGTCAGCGAGGACGTCATCGCTCCCACCGAGTCGAAGTCCTGA
- a CDS encoding DNA alkylation repair protein gives MASPALPPIRSALADAADPARAGSMSAYMRHQFPFLGVPTPARRAACRDILRGRRHAPDWELVSGCWAEPEREFQYVACDHLRQVPLCASDLPRLRELVTTKSWWDTVDALARPVGHATDAATMRAWARDGNLWVRRVAILHQLGHRGGTDTALLTEIILANPGSGEFFIDKAIGWALRDFARHDPEWVRGFLAEHGAELSALSRREAAKHL, from the coding sequence GTGGCCTCCCCCGCACTCCCGCCCATCCGTTCCGCGCTTGCCGACGCCGCCGATCCGGCCCGCGCCGGGAGCATGTCGGCGTACATGCGCCACCAGTTCCCCTTCCTCGGGGTGCCGACGCCCGCCCGGCGTGCCGCGTGCCGCGACATTCTCCGCGGTCGCCGGCACGCCCCCGACTGGGAGCTGGTGTCCGGCTGCTGGGCCGAACCGGAGCGGGAGTTCCAGTACGTGGCCTGTGACCACCTGAGGCAGGTGCCCCTGTGCGCCTCCGATCTGCCGCGGCTGCGGGAACTGGTCACCACGAAGTCCTGGTGGGACACCGTGGACGCGCTGGCCAGGCCGGTCGGCCACGCCACCGACGCCGCGACGATGCGGGCGTGGGCCCGGGACGGGAACCTGTGGGTGCGGCGGGTGGCGATTCTCCACCAGTTGGGGCACCGCGGCGGGACCGACACCGCGCTGTTGACGGAGATCATCCTGGCCAACCCCGGCTCGGGCGAGTTCTTCATCGACAAGGCCATCGGCTGGGCGCTGCGTGACTTCGCCCGGCACGACCCGGAGTGGGTGCGCGGGTTCCTCGCGGAGCACGGGGCCGAGCTTTCAGCGCTGAGTCGGCGGGAGGCGGCGAAGCACCTGTAG
- a CDS encoding SDR family NAD(P)-dependent oxidoreductase, translating to MSTFNGKVALVTGAASGIGEAVARDLAAHGARVVVTDINLEGAEGVVEAIRTDGGEAAAFRQDSAGVEDNRAAVGFAVETFGGLHYAVNNAGIGGTGEPHGELDIEKWRRVIDINLNGVAYGMRYQLEQFLRQDDTAGCAIVNMASIHGSVAAPDNSAYTAAKHGVVGLTKNVAVEYAPRGIRINAVGPAYIDTPLLGNLPDEVRDALVGRHPIGRLGRSEEVASLTRFLLSDEASFITGSYHLVDGGYTAI from the coding sequence ATGAGCACATTCAACGGGAAGGTCGCCCTGGTCACCGGCGCGGCCAGCGGTATCGGCGAGGCCGTCGCCAGGGATCTGGCCGCCCACGGCGCCCGGGTCGTCGTCACCGACATCAATCTCGAGGGCGCCGAGGGCGTCGTCGAGGCCATCCGGACCGACGGTGGCGAGGCCGCCGCCTTCCGCCAGGATTCCGCCGGCGTGGAGGACAACAGGGCGGCCGTCGGGTTCGCGGTCGAGACCTTCGGCGGGCTGCACTACGCGGTGAACAACGCCGGTATCGGCGGCACCGGCGAACCCCACGGCGAGCTCGACATCGAGAAGTGGAGGCGCGTCATCGACATCAACCTCAACGGGGTCGCCTACGGCATGCGCTACCAGCTCGAGCAGTTCCTCCGCCAGGACGACACCGCGGGGTGCGCCATCGTCAACATGGCCTCCATCCACGGCAGCGTCGCCGCCCCGGACAACTCCGCCTACACCGCCGCCAAGCACGGCGTGGTCGGCCTGACCAAGAACGTGGCCGTCGAGTACGCCCCCAGGGGCATCCGCATCAACGCGGTCGGCCCGGCCTACATCGACACCCCGCTGCTGGGAAACCTGCCCGACGAGGTCCGCGACGCGCTGGTGGGCCGCCACCCCATCGGCCGCCTGGGCCGTTCGGAGGAGGTCGCCTCCCTGACCCGCTTCCTGCTCAGCGACGAGGCGTCCTTCATCACCGGCTCCTACCACCTGGTCGACGGCGGTTACACCGCGATCTAG